TGGCAACCTGGCGGAGGAGAGAGAGTGGGATGTCAAAGGAGGCATCACCTGGGAATGTAGTTGAACCTGCTAGGACAGAGTCCCTCCCTGCTATTCTCTCATGGTGTCTCTGTTCTACCTCCTTCATCTTTTTCTCCAGGtgtttttgtttccttcatttcttcttctttttttttttttctgtgtttcctcttgGTTCTCTGGAGGAACTTAAGGAAGTGAGGAGGCCAGTCTACCCTCTCACTCCTTGCCTCTTACATATCACCTTCCCACAGGTTACTTGCCCCCCAAAGGCTATGCCCCATCACCCCCATACCCAGTGACCCAGCCTGCTTCATATTCCAATCCTGCGCCTGCCCCAGGCCACATTGTcaacctctttccttcccctggTCCTGTGGCCCCCTTGGAACCAGAACCAGTTACTGTTCCCTTCCTGCAGTTGCCTGGAGTCCCTTCTGGCCTGGAATTCCTTGTACAGGTGAGTTAGGAGTATGAGGGAGGAAAGCTGTGGGATCTGGATCCTAAGTCATTTTCGCTCACAAACTATTTCATTTAGTCCTTACAACAGTGGTGTTAGGTAGGGTAAATCCaaatattatgcccattttataaaggaaatagGGATTAGAGGTTGGGACTTGGGTGGTTATATATTACAGCAATGTAGATATAGAGTCCCtggcttcaaggagcttacagtctgatAGAGGAGATAACACTATGTATTAATAACTTTAATACATGATGAAATGTAAGAGACATAAGAGACATAAAATATTACAAGAGAAAAACTTGCTTTTGAGAAGTAGTTGTGGTAGTAATGAATCAGGAAAGATTCCTGGAAAGAAGAGGCTAGAGTTTTGAAAGATGAATAGAATTTGGACAGGTAAAGGAGGGAGGACTAAGAAACTGGGAGTTTAAGTAAAAAGTACAGGGAAGGGAAAGTAGCAGGAAATATGGCTGGAAATATAGGCTTTCTATCTAGTTCCATGGGGTAGGGGAGAAGTGTGTTTGTATGTGTCTCTCTTCCTAGATTGATCAGATCCTGATTCACCAGAAGATTGAGCGGGTAAAAGGTAAGTGGGGTATAATTGTGCCCAGATATGAAAGAATGATAGGTTGGAGAAGGCTGAAGGAGCTagaagagaaaatactacaaagtaGAGGAAATCTCCCAGTTGGAAAGTGGTAGGATAAGAAATGGGGGAGCCTGCACCTTGTTTCTCTAAATAATCTTATCGGCTCCCCTGGATTTGACTATCATCTCTATGCCAATTATGTCTACATTTATCTATCCAGCTACAGGATACAGCTACAGGCTCCCTCCTTAGCTACACTTTCTTCTGATAGACAAttgaacatttattttaatttggggggtttatatctttgtttttaacATCACCTTCAATTTTCCAATATTTCCCTCTCACTTCCCTCACTCAGGGATTGATCacttataacaaataataaaaaaaaaaggaaaaaaaatgatagttcagcaaaactaacaaaGATAACAACCAAGCCCTACCTTGGAGGTATCATTTTTATACTCATAACTCCTCACTTCCACAAAGAAGACAGGAAGTTGCATCATCATAACTTTTCTTTGGGTGCAAATGTGGCAATTATAGTTAAAAcattcagttttaatttcttttgttttatacatttatattgaTGAAGCATTCATGTATAttgatttcctggttctgcttatctcactgtgagtgtgtgtgtgtgtgtgtgtgctcatatGTATTGATCTTAGacttccatgtttctctgtatccttcactttcatcatttctcatatcaGAGTAATATTTCCACATATGGAACATTTTAAATTGGATATCCCTTgagcatcttaaactcaacaatTCCCAAAGCTCATTATCTTCTCCATGCCCCACTCCTCCCCACCAACCTCCACTCTTCCTGAGATCCTTATTTTTGTTAACAGTATCACTCTTCTTATAGGTACTTAAATTCAAAGCCTTAGAGGTGgactcttctttctttatttttctttatatcccatcAATTCCTAAATCTTGTTCTTTCTACTTCTACCATATCTCTTGTCACATCTAGCCTAGACTACTACTGCAAGTATTTCTCCTAATTGATCTCTTTGCTCCTGTTTTTTCCTACTCCAATCTACCTTCTACAGTTCTGCTAGAGGTTTGACCTTGCATGCTCCTGCTTAAGAAGTCCCAGTAGCTCCTAGTTACTCCTAGaataattctctttctctctctctctcttttttattcttcacttctgtcttagaattgatagagttccaaggcagaagagtggtaagagccaggtaattaaatgacttacccagggtcacacagttaggaagtatctgaggccagatttgaaccaagaacctcttgtctccaagtctggcactctatccattgagctacctagaaACACTTCCCTAGGATAATTCTGATtgttatttaaaacccttcatattCTAACTCCACTCTATGATTCCtggcttatttcatattattccccttcacaaACCTACATAACGACtcctgtcccccatgcctagaattcccCCCTTACCTAGTTCGTAGAATCCCCAAGTTCTTTCCAGGCTAAGTTCAATCTTGTACAGAAAGACTGCCTCGATTCCCCAATTGCTAGTGTTCTTCCCTCAGCATCAAAACTTATTTTGTACCTACTTATTTTCCTGTTGTTTCTTCATGGCCCTCAAGGgcaaaaatgatttaatttttgtctttgtgtctcaaTCAGCATAAGATCTGGTACATACCAAGTACTTAGTAAAGGATGATCAAATGAATGGAGGTAGACTCAGAAATTCAGTGCTAATGTTCATGTATTcacctctccccatccccatctcTTGCTCCTAGCATTCTTTGGCTGGGAGATCTGTAACCGGTATGAGCTACGTTCTGGAGTAGAGCAACCACTAGGCCAGGCAGTTGAAGAAAGCAGCTGCTGTGCCCATCTCTGCTGTGGGGCTCGCCGGCCCATGCGTATCCGTGTGGCTGATCCCATGAACAGGGAGGTCCTACACTTGGTCCGCCCTCTACATTGTGGGACCTGCTGCTGTCCCTGTTGCCTTCAGGAGGTGGGCTTGGATGTCTGAGACTTAAGGGGAGCTTGGGTTTATGGACAGGGTCTTAGAGATTGGGCCTGAAAGGGCTGGGAGGCAACAACTCAGAACCTGGGAGGTGGAAGGCTAGAACTAAGAATGTTGAGGCTGGGGGCATTTGAGCCAGCAGCTAAGAAACATTGAGGTTAAGGTGCCAGAATCTGGTGGTCTTCTTCCTCCATGGACCCAGGTCCATGAAGAAAATTGAAGTCTGGATTGGAGGCTGGACAGCTTGGAACCTTGTGGTGATTCTCTCTCCTCATGTCCTTAGCTGGAAGTACAGGCCCCGCCTGGTACAACTATTGGGCATGTACTACAGACCTGGCATCCCTTCCTCCCCAAGTTCTCCATCCAAGATGCAGATCGTCAGACACTGCTTCGAGTTGTGGGTCCATGCTGTACCTGTGGTTGTGGCAGTGACACCAACTTTGAGGTAGGGATTAAGTAGCAGAAATTATGATAGCGGAGTTGAGAGAGCCAGTGAGAACTCTGGGATTTAATATCTTATACTGCATAAACACAGCTCTGGTCCTTCCCTTAAATAGAGAAATGCTCAAAAGTCTAACATATTATCTAAGATGGTCAGCCCTAGAAACCAAGATGGCCAGTTCTAATATATAGAATCTTTTAATACCAACACCCAAATCCAATATGGCTGCCACTAggttcaaagatattttcttccATAAGATGACCTTATGGTCTAATGCAGTGGATACTGCTATGATGCCAAACTTCAACCTTTATACTGTAACATCCTAATACCTGACATTCAAAATGGTGACTTTTTAGTAATGATGTTTTAGGGAACGTTGAAGGAAGAGGACTTtgtaatttctattatatttttttaaaaatccttaccttctgccttagaatcaatactaagtactggttccaaggaggaagagcagatagggctaggcaactggggttaagtaattgcccagggtcagacaaactagaaagtgtctgaggtcaaatttgaacccagcaactCCTGTTTCCAGGaccaactctctatccattgagctacctagctgcccctcctttgtCTTTTTAGACAAGTTCTTTCTTCTAGTGGTGCTGGTTTAGTATCCCGCTGGTTGACCGATTGCTGCAGGCAGGAAAACCAGTTTTCAACACTGACGCTCAAAGGCATGgcatttaattgattgattggcaCATGTCAACACagaatcataagattatagatttagagtcggaagccacctagtccaaccctctcattttataagtaaggCAAGTGAGGTTCATAGAAGTAAAGTGATTGAACctcccccatttaaaaaaaatttttttaagtgacttactcatatTCACAAGATTtggaagacaatttagatctCTATCCAGTCCCCTTCACTTTAAGATTAAGAAACTGATGCCAAGAATGAGCTAGGTAGCTTAATAGATAGAGTAACAGGTCTGGACttggaaggacctggattcaaatctggtctcagacacttcctagctaagtgattctgggcaagtcacttctgtcccttctgtcttagagttgttactaaaacggaaaaaaaaaagaaaagaaaaaagaaacatatcaGAGTTTCGGTAACTagttacttaattaattaatcagtaaCCAATTACTTAGTTACCTCTAAGTAACAAGTTCAAGACCACATAGTATATAGCAAAACTTGAATTAGAACTCAGATTCTTTAGATACCAAGATATGAAATTCATGCTCTCAAGTCGTTTATAATTGAATGGTGGAATATAAGATATACCAAAATAAGGATGATACAGAGTAGAATGTTATGATAGCAGAGTAGATATCTGGATAAAGTGTTTTAGAAAACatatagagaggaaaagaaagggagggaagaatagGACTTGGGATGACAAAGGCCAAGCTAACTGTGACCATGTTTCACCATGTCCTCAAACAGAAGAACTCTCAGGGATCCTTAGAATCAGCTTGAAAGCAGTAGCTTTGGGATAAATAAGAGCTTCTTGGCAACACTTTAACTGctgtaaataaaaagaattcattgCTCCAAGAAGTTTGAAAATAGATCAGTTTGAGAGGGGTCAGCTCATGAATGATAGCTCCATAGGGTTAAGACTCTCCATGGAACCTGCTGGTTTTCCTTGGTAATCCGCCATGGACCTGTCAGCATTCTTGCCAGGTAACAAGAGGGAATAGATTCCACATAAAGCAGCTAGCCTCCTCCATATATCATGGCTCATCAGTTCCCTTTTCCTGGTCATCAGGTGAAGACTAAAGATGAATCACGGAGTGTGGGTCGGATCAGTAAACAGTGGGGAGGCATTGTGCCAGAGGCCCTCACTGATGCAGACCAGTTTGGCCTCCAGTTCCCCCTGGACCTTGATGTAAGATTGAAGGCTGTGCTGCTGGGAGCAGCTTTTCTTATTGTGAGTGCTCATATCCTATGCTCCTTCTATGTCCCTCTTTATCTGAGTGTCTTGATCATCTCAAAAGTAtgagggtggggtggaggggggagAATGAACcgtaatgtgaaaaaaaagatgGGCAAATAGAGAGGGGTAGTCCTTTGGGAGAACATGGATGGGATTAAAGGATACTATGTCAGGATCCCTCTTACCGTGTCTTTATtggctcctcccctccccccaggattACATGTTTTTTGAGAGGCCGGGAGATGCTAATTCGGGGCCTTCGGTCATCACCAGTTAGAGGCTGATCATGTAATCAATGATAGGTATCCTAGTCACAGAATTCCAAGATGTCTACCACCACCCTGACCTGGCCTGACCCCAGGATCGAAGATGACCACTACCACTCTCCAGGATGATGGTGTCTTGAGGAGAGAGATCTAGGAGTGGAAGTTAGGGCTTAGATAACCCAAAGAAAAGCTTGAAAGCCTTCATTATGAAGACTGAGGCTCTATTCCCTGCAAGGAGTAGGGACATACAAATGCTGCATGTGCTGAATGCTAAGGGTCTTTGTTTTAGGCCCCTTTCTCTTTTGGATCCTTTAACTGATCCCCTAAAGGTTGCCATCACTACTCTGGTAATTTGCTCCATAGTACCATTCCATTTTACTCCTCTTTCTCTGGTACCCCTCTCTATCCTTCCCCCAGCACTAAccatcttcctcttccccttatttacatttttctaccTCCTTTGTTCCTAATATGACCCCATCTCCCCTCCTAGTATCataatatcaaaagaaaatcTAGATGTAGGGGCTGGGGAATGTTATTATTACAGTagctccccaccaccaccaccacctcaaaaaaaggaaaaaaataacctgCTAGAGTCATAAACCTTTGGGACTCTtccttttacatataaagaagCTGAGGTCAAGTTAAAGTAAATTGACCAAAATCACACAGTGAATTGGGGGATGGGAAGGGAACAGAACTCTTGATCCCAAGTCTTCTGAGCAGTGATTtcctcccctcattttacaatgtaCCTTTTCTTCCCTGAACAACATAGATCCAGTCCCCCTGGAACCATTCTTGGACCCATGGCACTTTAAGAGGAGATGAGTTAACCTTCCTTATACATGCTTTTTGGGGCTAGGGCCCTAGTACCCAACTATCAGGTCCCCAAACATCATTTCTCCTGCCCTTTTCCCAAGCTGGTGCTTATTGCAGCTTTTCTTATgccttatttaacatttttttctcctctctctgtctgagCACTAGGGAGAATAATGTGTCTTTGTATGGTGTGTGTATACATttgttatatatatgcatatatattaaaaactttCTAACTTTTTGGACACTGGGGAATTCATATGTGGAGTTGGAGAGGGGACTTTGtatggaaacaaaggaaaattgaAGTCAAAACCTTCATCCTAAATTAGTCATGTTCAAAATCCAAGTTGGTCTCTATTCTGCCAAGGTCAGAGAGGTCTGCATCCCAACATTACCATTTGCCAAGACCTATCTTCACCCAAGTCTCGAGAGGACTTCTTCCATCATCTAAGGTTAGAGGACTATGCCCACATAATCCAAAGTGTTTACTCCTATCTTTACTTCTACCCATTTCTCCATGATACAGTTGAAGATGGTAGCAGCAAGAGGTTCTGGTATGGAATGATGTCCAGTTTTCCACATATTTCATTCTGAGTTCTGCAAAGCTTCTGTGGGTGGAGTGGGGTGCCTTAGCCAGGCTTCTGCTTCCTAGGTAGGGACTAAGCAGAGCCAAATGAATGTGGTTGCCTTCGTCTTAGAATTTAATGCTAGAAGAAACTTCAAGCTTATAGCTTTGCAAATGATGAAGTGATTGAGACTTGTCAGAAGTCAAAGAGTAAAAACAGGAAAGCTAGAATTCGAACCCAAGCCTTCTGATTCCCAATTTTGTGCCCTTTCTACTTTGATACATCTCTCCCTTTGCACTCCTGCATAGGTTCTAAAGTGCTATGCCCGTTCCCTTAGACACCAGAGTCTACCCTAAATtgcagggagaggagaaaggaaaggaaagcatcCTTAATATTATTAGTTCTGAGTGAAACTCCATTCCCTTCCTATGGAGTGGGTTCTGGTACACCACACTTCATTCCAGTTAGATAACAAGGCAAAACAATGAGGAGGATTTTATCCCCTGACATCAACCCAGCTGAAGTTCATGTTATACCCtataaagaaagaatggaagtgGTCATCTTGTCATCTCTTCGAAGTGATGGTAACATTTTACCACCCTAGGTAAGGCTGGTTCATGACCTACTGGCTAGTGGTACAGAAATTCCATTGCTAACACTCCAAGATCTATCAGCAGTCACCCTCAGAGCCCATGCTCAGTGGAAGAAGAGCAATTAAGTCTGAGGAAATTCAGACTTGCAGGGCTGGCCAACTGTATTCCTCAGAAGACTAGGTGGCAGGAAAGATAACCTGGGGCATGCCTCCAGAAACTTCAGAAGGAAGAGGCATCAGAGGAAGTACAGAACTTAACTAAATGATGAGGACTTGGAGATCttccctggttttctttcttttctttttttaaacccttatcttctgtttcagaatcaatactgtctatttgtttcaaagcagaagagcagtaagggttaggcagtggaggtcaagtgacttgcctggggtcacacagctaggaagtgtctgagttcagatttgaactacGGACCTCCTGTATTTAGGCTCTTCAtcctagctgcctcctctctcctggttttctgaGAAGTTTCTGAGAAGATGGAGAATAGTGAAAGACTGAAGGCTCAGGTCCCAGGAGATACAGGTGCTGGTAGAAGCTGCCATAGTCTTGATTGTGGGTCAGTATCTTTGAGGTTCTAGACAGCAGAGATCGTATCATCTGTCACTCTGGAAACTTGCCCAACATTCCTAATGTGGGACTCTGTGAATGCACAGCTCCACCTACAAACAGAAAACATCAAACCCTTCTCCTCTCAAAGACTCATAGGTTGTATGTGATCCTCTTCATCCACAAAGGCTCACATCACAGGGGCTACAAGTATTTGTCTGGCCTGCTGAGCCTCCTACAGGCTAACCAGATATAATCTTTTGAGAGGCCCAGGGAAATGTACTGAAGTCAGCTCTTACTGACTCAAGACtcaattaaattttcagtgagctTTACACTTTAGAATTCAACACATGCTACAAACTAGGGCTTGTTTTGTTGAAAGTAATGgagaggggcagccaggtgactcaatggatagagagctagacctagagacaggaggtcctggattcaaatgtgacctcagatacatcctagctgtgtgactctgggcaagtcacttagccccagttgcctatcctttactgttcttctaccttgaaaccagtaatgattctaagatagaaggtaagggttttaaaaaagccatggagaaagtgttaataatgcagattgaatTGAAATGGATCTTGCATACATTTTTGGAGAGCTATTTGTTAACTAAATGCCAGCAT
The window above is part of the Gracilinanus agilis isolate LMUSP501 chromosome 4, AgileGrace, whole genome shotgun sequence genome. Proteins encoded here:
- the PLSCR3 gene encoding phospholipid scramblase 3 isoform X1, which codes for MAGYLPPKGYAPSPPYPVTQPASYSNPAPAPGHIVNLFPSPGPVAPLEPEPVTVPFLQLPGVPSGLEFLVQIDQILIHQKIERVKAFFGWEICNRYELRSGVEQPLGQAVEESSCCAHLCCGARRPMRIRVADPMNREVLHLVRPLHCGTCCCPCCLQELEVQAPPGTTIGHVLQTWHPFLPKFSIQDADRQTLLRVVGPCCTCGCGSDTNFEVKTKDESRSVGRISKQWGGIVPEALTDADQFGLQFPLDLDVRLKAVLLGAAFLIVSAHILCSFYVPLYLSVLIISKV
- the PLSCR3 gene encoding phospholipid scramblase 3 isoform X2 — protein: MAGYLPPKGYAPSPPYPVTQPASYSNPAPAPGHIVNLFPSPGPVAPLEPEPVTVPFLQLPGVPSGLEFLVQIDQILIHQKIERVKAFFGWEICNRYELRSGVEQPLGQAVEESSCCAHLCCGARRPMRIRVADPMNREVLHLVRPLHCGTCCCPCCLQELEVQAPPGTTIGHVLQTWHPFLPKFSIQDADRQTLLRVVGPCCTCGCGSDTNFEVKTKDESRSVGRISKQWGGIVPEALTDADQFGLQFPLDLDVRLKAVLLGAAFLIDYMFFERPGDANSGPSVITS